One window of the Populus trichocarpa isolate Nisqually-1 chromosome 9, P.trichocarpa_v4.1, whole genome shotgun sequence genome contains the following:
- the LOC18102200 gene encoding uncharacterized protein LOC18102200, whose amino-acid sequence MAVDTNFSSFFDKLKLLEEDPLILPPKTWESIPSQNAPTSSSYFPPQPPPPLLHHSPSPSLSEESLVRLALNALQGSESALISIEKLSAVFISDPADRTYHTIPNLWNRSTSTHALGKFLTSIARSGFVIFLLRKFVDYFNNFNFEAYLDAASSYSLVNQAFSVAVGKVLEGYMSALGTLYASIDLRRSSKSNGVDLKNCRVSCFTSVVHSEVTLLEVFLHTKELRTQVEVLGNVCNVQSVALCFLESSVEELTAKASLEFCNFYRGGDLLTYLYRQLQVADPAHRALLKFLFIRSCQPYIGFIRSWIYEAEISDPYKEFMVEYADNLSPHPHYKGGIPIDFVLASIQDRVAVPCFLKDFFIPIVRAGQQLQVLKKLLELCNYVGPEEYTCEDLLPSWRGYLSSHLFSASPLTFSKGYLEAMVIARNNYYENMLEKIKNLSSKLEFRHRQVVPHGTISIAFDNGEGSSKNAVSHMFFDRAVDNTDFDDSSTSDECYVLGTSDSSECSSLSGSEEQAEAEQLIEQGNGLVGDEQRYLSSLRFSMSSPTDTALRKPTQSEISRDIETDSRKNSEENNFVGHFMRVYDKKRTSSHEFPPPDSEESNSSCMFDNIDSVIGKGWQLGLPKNSVYNDKWQSFYPWSDHCDSVQEASKTNMGILKADLPYFTHMTSAKDVLIEKASGADQLKNRNSTSSLFALQPWKVNYHSNFLSRNPMLKKNACFHLVTMPKEKCSTAYVPSLPCFDFSTVEDPCKASVEKFAASFRHEFGSPVPLHITAPATSGKSHDKGKQGCDGEAVLFDNARACVSDSSVHLKEQDKEAVVSTNGCGGTSWQSLLKSFSYTENESVGDHRESLSSTFEIPLDFVIDKCLLQEILLQYKYVSRLAIKLLEEGFDLQGHLQALRRYYFMESADWADLFIMSLWHHKWCVAEAEQRVLEIQRFLELSVKRSSCERDPNKDRLFVYMKGNDTMPLSAFTIGVHSFNFLGLGYRVDWPISIVLTPSGLKIYAEIFSFLIHVKLAVFSLTEVWRSLKDMTHMVTRNHSTTQERGIRHLNILITMRHHINHFISALQQYVQSQLSYVSWCKFLRSLKYKVKDMMDLESVHMAYLTDSLHICFLSNETRSVAIIIESILQCAFEFRSCFTGGMWDMGLDQGDLLGKLSRINISQVLAIKQKFDKNLKQLHLCYLKFPKHGEFGLSRFWGYLNYNKYYSDVGNEMDLYAL is encoded by the exons ATGGCAGTCGACACgaatttctcttcatttttcgACAAATTAAAACTACTAGAAGAAGATCCACTGATTCTCCCTCCCAAAACCTGGGAATCAATCCCTTCCCAAAATGCCCCTACTTCTTCTTCCTATTTCCCCCCCCAACCACCGCCACCACTCCTCCACCACTCTCCCTCTCCTTCCCTCTCC gaggaAAGTTTGGTGAGGCTAGCATTGAACGCACTGCAGGGTTCAGAATCGGCTCTTATCAGTATCGAAAAGCTCTCTGCTGTGTTCATATCCGACCCGGCCGATCGGACTTACCATACAATTCCCAATCTATGGAACCGGTCTACCAGCACACACGCATTGGGGAAGTTTCTGACCTCCATTGCTCGTTCCGGTTTCGTAATTTTTCTTCTCCGTAAATTTGTagattattttaacaattttaatttcGAAGCATATTTGGACGCGGCCTCTTCTTATAGTTTAGTTAATCAAGCGTTTAGTGTTGCGGTAGGGAAGGTTTTAGAAGGGTATATGAGTGCGCTTGGTACATTATATGCTTCGATAGATTTGAGGCGCTCCTCGAAGAGTAATGGTGTTGATCTTAAGAATTGTAGAGTGTCGTGCTTTACGAGTGTGGTGCATTCTGAAGTTACATTGTTGGAGGTGTTTTTGCATACAAAGGAATTGAGGACTCAGGTTGAAGTGCTTGGGAATGTGTGTAATGTTCAAAGTGTAGCTCTTTGTTTCTTGGAGTCTTCGGTTGAAGAGTTGACTGCGAAAGCAAGCTTGGAGTTTTGTAATTTCTATAGAGGAGGGGATCTTCTTACTTATTTGTATAGGCAACTACAG GTTGCTGATCCTGCTCACCGTGCTCTGCTCAAGTTCCTGTTTATTCGCTCATGTCAACCATATATTGGATTTATAAGATCGTGGATATACGAGGCAGAGATTAGTGATCCGTACAAGGAATTTATGGTAGAATATGCTGATAATCTATCTCCTCATCCACATTACAAAGGTGGCATCCCTATCGACTTTGTGTTGGCAAGTATTCAG GACAGGGTTGCTGTTCCTTGTTTTCTGAAGGACTTTTTTATTCCAATTGTCAGAGCTGGTCAGCAGCTTCAAGTGCTAAAGAAATTGCTTGAATTATGTAATTATGTTGGCCCTGAAGAGTATACTTGTGAGGATTTGCTTCCCAGTTGGAGGGGATATTTAAGCAGTCATTTGTTTTCTGCATCTCCATTGACTTTCAGTAAAGGATATCTAGAAGCCATGGTAATTGCAAGGAACAATTATTATGAAAACATGCTAGAGAAGATAAAAAATCTGTCGTCGAAGTTGGAATTTAGGCATCGGCAG GTAGTTCCACATGGCACTATATCTATTGCCTTTGACAATGGTGAAGGGAGTTCAAAGAATGCAGTTTCACATATGTTTTTTGACAG GGCTGTTGATAACACCGATTTTGATGACTCTAGCACAAGTGATGAGTGCTATGTGTTGGGTACATCTGATTCATCTGAATGTTCATCTTTAAGTGGGTCTGAAGAGCAAGCGGAGGCTGAGCAGCTAATTGAGCAGGGTAATGGTTTGGTTGGAGATGAACAGAGATACTTATCTTCCTTGAGGTTTTCCATGAGTAGCCCAACTGATACTGCATTGCGAAAGCCTACTCAAAGTGAAATTTCACGTGACATCGAAACTGACTCACGTAAAAATAGTgaagaaaacaattttgttgGCCATTTCATGCGTGTTTATGATAAGAAAAGAACTTCGAGTCATGAATTTCCACCCCCTGATTCAGAGGAGTCAAATTCATCATGCATGTTTGATAATATAGATAGTGTAATTGGTAAGGGCTGGCAGCTTGGCCTTCCAAAAAATTCTGTTTACAATGACAAATGGCAGAGCTTTTATCCATGGTCAGATCATTGTGACTCTGTCCAAGAAGCGAGTAAAACAAATATGGGAATTTTGAAAGCAGATCTACCATATTTTACCCATATGACTTCTGCTAAAGATGTTTTAATAGAGAAAGCCTCAGGAGCTGATCAACTTAAAAACAGAAACTCTACTTCAAGTTTATTTGCATTACAGCCATGGAAGGTTAATTACCACTCTAATTTTCTAAGTAGAAAcccaatgttgaaaaaaaatgccTGCTTTCACCTTGTAACCATGCCCAAAGAGAAATGCAGCACAGCATATGTACCATCTTTACCTTGCTTTGACTTTTCAACTGTTGAAGACCCTTGTAAGGCATCTGTAGAAAAGTTCGCTGCCAGTTTCCGACATGAATTTGGGTCTCCGGTTCCGCTGCATATTACTGCTCCAGCTACCAGTGGTAAGAGTCATGATAAGGGTAAACAAGGCTGTGATGGAGAAGCTGTCTTGTTTGATAATGCCAGAGCATGTGTTAGTGACTCGTCAGTACACTTGAAAGAACAAGATAAAGAAGCTGTTGTTTCAACAAATGGTTGTGGTGGGACTAGTTGGCAGAGCCTGCTTAAGAGTTTTAGTTACACTGAAAATGAAAGTGTTGGAGATCACAGGGAGAGTTTGTCATCCACGTTCGAGATTCCACTCGATTTTGTCATCGACAAATGCTTGCTGCAGGAAATCTTGCTCCA ATATAAATATGTCAGCAGGCTTGCTATTAAGCTGCTTGAAGAGGGTTTTGATTTGCAAGGACATTTACAGGCTTTGCGGCGGTACTACTTCATGGAATCAGCAGACTGGGCAGATTTGTTCATCATGTCCCTTTGGCATCAT AAGTGGTGTGTTGCCGAGGCTGAGCAGAGGGTGTTAGAAATTCAACGGTTCCTTGAGTTGTCAGTTAAGAGGTCATCATGTGAACGAGACCCTAATAAGGATCGGTTGTTTGTCTACATGAAAGGGAATGATACAATGCCCCTTTCAGCATTTACAATTG GAGTGCATTCCTTcaattttttgggtttgggttaCCGAGTGGATTGGCCAATTAGCATTGTTTTGACTCCAAGTGGATTGAAAATATATGCTGAGATATTCAGTTTTCTGATACATGTGAAGCTTGCTGTTTTCTCTTTGACTGAAGTATGGCGCTCACTGAAG GATATGACGCACATGGTGACCCGAAATCATTCTACAACACAAGAACGCGGAATTCGCCATCTTAACATTTTGATAACAATGAG GCACCACATCAATCATTTTATATCTGCATTGCAACAGTATGTGCAGTCACAGTTATCTTATGTGTCATGGTGCAAGTTTCTCCGCTCCCTAAAGTATAAG GTCAAAGACATGATGGATCTGGAGTCAGTGCACATGGCATATTTAACTGATTCACTACACAT
- the LOC7478604 gene encoding inactive protein RESTRICTED TEV MOVEMENT 2 — translation MESKPRGTGAVAAGRVYEEFEPKMEWDRQLGVDTLRVLLPGFEKEQIKVQVSSSRVLRISGERQLSDNRWSCFLKEIPLSSNYNHKEISARYEKGILYVKHPKLIVPDDAELQENEQPPVESSTLDGKPPQEKAQQPTRMDKDKAAKGLVSGAQKLNMESYRKDFSGLVMDMTKPRKLVNLVLFFLSVVVLGMYARKAISWSFKKSEN, via the exons ATGGAATCAAAGCCAAGGGGTACTGGTGCAGTTGCTGCAGGACGTGTATACGAAGAGTTTGAACCAAAAATGGAATGGGATCGACAGCTTGGAGTTGACACTCTGCGAGTCCTCCTGCCAG GCTTCGAGAAAGAACAGATAAAAGTTCAAGTAAGCTCATCGCGTGTTCTAAGGATAAGTGGAGAACGCCAACTCAGTGACAATAGATGGAGCTGTTTCCTCAAGGAGATTCCTCTTTCATCAAATTATAACCATAAGGAGATCTCAGCAAGGTATGAAAAGGGAATCCTTTATGTCAAGCATCCTAAACTAATTGTTCCAGATGATGCTGAGCTACAGGAAAACGAGCAACCGCCGGTGGAATCATCAACGCTGGATGGGAAGCCACCACAGGAAAAGGCACAGCAACCTACAAGGATGGATAAAGATAAAGCAGCAAAAGGACTCGTGAGTGGAGCTCAGAAACTAAATATGGAAAGTTACAGGAAGGATTTTAGTGGTTTGGTCATGGACATGACGAAGCCAAGAAAATTGGTGAACctggttctgttttttttatctgttgtgGTACTTGGGATGTATGCCAGGAAAGCCATCAGCTGGTCCTTCAAGAAATCTGAGAATTAA
- the LOC7460117 gene encoding uncharacterized protein LOC7460117, translating into MNTTEAMAGQLNDQAYEDYNPTLEWVRDAGFDTLLVYIPGFKKQQLKVQVTSTRTLRIMGERSHGDNKWSSFHKELPIPLYYDVNQISAKFEGGILQVKHPKKITNPANPVQETAEPQKPNNEKPQDQKSGQEQFDQEVPPKTETDEPTSGKINGLENATVTEANNIHVPPKTSEDQKSDLGLAEPEKNTSTGDEKHEDDGYSVQNAAKMQQEEETAVVSGISKAKLTHLKQVFGGLVAEMKKPRKSTHFVVAAGLLVLLLGIYVQNAIRSNGEAEN; encoded by the exons ATGAATACTACTGAGGCAATGGCTGGTCAACTTAACGATCAAGCCTATGAAGATTACAATCCAACATTGGAGTGGGTTCGAGATGCTGGATTCGACACCCTACTTGTGTATATACCAG GTTTTAAGAAACAGCAACTGAAGGTTCAGGTGACGTCAACTCGAACACTCAGGATCATGGGCGAACGCTCTCATGGTGACAATAAATGGAGCAGTTTTCACAAGGAGCTTCCTATTCCATTGTATTATGATGTTAATCAAATCAGTGCGAAGTTTGAGGGTGGCATACTTCAAGTCAAACACCCCAAGAAGATTACAAATCCAGCCAACCCAGTGCAGGAAACTGCAGAGCCTCAGAAGCCCAACAATGAAAAACCACAAGATCAAAAAAGTGGACAAGAGCAATTTGATCAAGAAGTCCCTCCAAAGACTGAAACTGATGAACCAACAAGTGGGAAAATCAATGGGTTGGAAAATGCTACTGTTACTGAGGCTAACAATATTCATGTTCCTCCCAAGACTTCGGAGGATCAGAAGAGTGATCTTGGCTTGGCCGAACCAGAAAAGAACACCAGCACAGGTGATGAAAAGCATGAAGATGACGGCTACTCTGTCCAGAATGCTGCAAAGATGCAACAGGAAGAAGAAACTGCTGTCGTTAGTGGTATTTCTAAAGCTAAACTAACACATCTTAAGCAGGTTTTTGGAGGTCTGGTAGCAGAGATGAAGAAGCCAAGAAAATCAACACACTTTGTTGTGGCTGCTGGTTTATTAGTCCTGTTACTTGGGATTTATGTTCAAAATGCTATCAGATCTAATGGAGAAGCTGAGAACTAG
- the LOC7460118 gene encoding inactive protein RESTRICTED TEV MOVEMENT 2 yields MDSTKPLAKVEDHVYEDIDPKMEWVKNDGFDTLLVHLPGFTKQQIRIQAKIGKQKLKITGESHQGDNKWIRLYKKLTVSSDYDLNQVRARFVGGVLYIKHPKKITSPTKPVQENNADPSVEPQKPANEKPEDQNSGQDPAAQEVPPKTEVEGQTERDIDEKTNATSTEANLKDQKSDYILPEEGKATGTSEKHETDGGGGLVANKKKLRISTTVVVSAGLFVLVLVLVLGLYVQKAMRSHGEYES; encoded by the exons ATGGATAGCACTAAGCCATTGGCTAAAGTTGAGGATCATGTCTATGAAGATATTGATCCTAAAATGGAATGGGTGAAAAATGATGGATTCGACACCCTACTTGTGCATCTGCCAG GTTTTACAAAGCAGCAAATAAGGATCCAAGCAAAAATAGGTAAACAAAAACTCAAGATCACAGGAGAGAGCCATCAGGGAGACAATAAATGGATCCGTCTTTACAAGAAGCTTACTGTTTCATCAGATTATGATCTTAATCAAGTCCGTGCAAGGTTTGTGGGTGGAGTTCTTTATATCAAACACCccaagaagataaccagtccaACCAAACCAGTGCAGGAAAATAATGCAGACCCATCTGTAGAGCCTCAAAAGCCAGCAAATGAAAAACCAGAAGACCAAAATAGTGGACAAGATCCGGCTGCTCAAGAAGTACCTCCAAAGACCGAGGTAGAAGGACAAACAGAGCGAGATATTGATGAGAAAACAAATGCTACTTCAACTGAGGCTAACTTGAAGGACCAGAAGAGTGATTATATCTTGCCTGAAGAGGGAAAGGCCACGGGCACAAGTGAAAAGCATGAAACTGATGGCGGTGGTGGCTTGGTagcaaataaaaagaagctGAGAATATCAACAACAGTGGTTGTGTCAGCTGGTTTGTtcgttcttgttcttgttcttgttcttgggCTTTATGTTCAAAAAGCTATGAGGTCTCACGGAGAATATGAGAGCTAG